Genomic DNA from Hypanus sabinus isolate sHypSab1 chromosome 14, sHypSab1.hap1, whole genome shotgun sequence:
ttcttgattccccaaccccagAGAAAGACTGAGTGCACCCAGCTTATCTCAGccccttgtgattttataaaccACTATCAGATCACTTCTCAGTCTCCTACTCTATATGGAATCAAGGCCCTgcctgtccaacctttccttaaaattcagtctctcaagtcctggcagcatccttgtaagtctTTTCTGCACATCTTCCAATTTAATATTTTTCCTACATCTGGGCAAACAAAACTGAacctaatactccaagtgtggccttagCAGCAAACTGTACAACTGCACCATGACCTCCTAGctttatactcagtgccctgactgaaggtCAGCATGCCCAgagctttctttaccaccttgCCTACCAATAATCAAATGCAATTCTCCACTTATTTCAATCCACCTCAAACCTGTTTCCAAAACAAGCATTATCCAGCATTTCTTGAAGGACATTCAATAAAGCATCACATGGTGTAGTTTTAATCTATTCTACATATCCTCtattctgaaatttaaaaaaaaaattcctgtgTGGTATTAGGTCACTGTATTACCCAAGCAACAAAAATCAACCTATGACAAAGGGGAAATCATATCCAATCATATCCTTTCTGGCAGGGAATATTGTTGACACCATGTGAAGCCTATTATATTTGCTTGGGTACAGAATGCAGCTATGGAATATAGTTACAATATTGTAAAATCTACCATGTTCACAAAAACTCCTCCTTTGGCAGAAGCAGAGTTCCTTTATAATTGAGCTTCTCTGACAGTCAATGTAAAAAGCCAGCATGTGAATGAAGTTACACAGAAAATATGTTCACTAAGTGATCAGCTGAACAGTGATGCTCAAGACTATTAATTTTAAAATGAGCTTGGCCTCTTCTGCCCTGCTGCTCAACAGATATAGTGTGTAGAATTTGAATTCATTTTTAGTTTGCTTTAAATGGCTAGCACTGACATTAAAATGATGGTGGCACCATAGTCGGTGCTTGATTTGAGGGCTGCAAAGTTCTTGTGCAATTATGCACCTCTGAGCAATACATCCAAAAGTCTGAGAACTGCCTATTAAAAATATGGTGGTTTCTGCCAAGAGCCTCACCAGTGACTGCGTGATACTTAGTGCTAACTACTTTTAATTCCTGAATCTGGATGATGAAAATTCAAAGTCCTGGGCTACTTGTAAGTAGAGATTTCTACAAATTGAAAAAATGACCACAATCAAAATCTGGTAAAAGTCTTAGATGTTGAgtcaaaacattaaaataattctGAAGACTTTGCAACTAATTATTAGACTCCTGGATATGAAGCAAATGAAGACATCATTCGATCACTATAGTCATTCAATTCTACGGATTAAATCTGACCCTTCAGTAGATCTGAATTTCAGCATCCGGCTCAGAATTTAAAAGTATTGGAACAAACATCACACAGAAAATGACAGCCATCTTGGCTTTTGGAAGGAGTATTTAATTGGTCCCAGGCAAGTCTATCAGTTACTTCACTAGTCATCATTTTTCACAGGACAGTAAAGGAATCCTTGAACTTCACTGTGTACCTATTAATTCAATTAATTATTGAATGAATTATAAGTAATTGAATtacaaaatttattatcaaaataataTTTGTCTCTTCTTGAAGAAGCTATGAAGAAAGAAATAAATGCATTTGTCTGTGAAGTTTATTTGTCTTTAATGCTACTTCACCGTATAATAActtgtgctggagattttccatATTTCTTTGCTATTTCCAGTATTCTTTGATCTTCCAACAGTTTTGGCTCACCAGGTCTGGCCCAGGGACGGTCAGGTGATCCAAGAGGACTGTATGCTGTAACTATGATCTTTCGTTTTGTGCAGTGATCTACAAGCCGATTTTGGATAAGGTAAGGGTGACATTCTACCTGCAAAAGAAAAAGACAGACGTTTAGTCCACAATGAGGGAAGCAAGCATTGCATTTTCAACATCATTTGAGGCTACCTCGATTTTTGAATTGAAGCACAGTTCCAAGTTTAGAGAGTTTAGGGTGCTAACTGAATCAAAATTTCACTAGGATTTTGAAATTCTGCTAATCCAAACATCTCCATTGAGTGAAATATTGACAACTTGAAGCAAAGAATATATGATTATTAGTTTGCATCTGACATTTTTCAAATTTTTCAAGTTTTTTAAAACTTGTTGGGAGATACTAGAGTTCAGTTGCTATTAGATTCTTCCCAATGACAATGAAAAGGCAATTGGTTGGTATCAAGTTCTACTTATCTACTTATGGTGCCCGAGCGGtgttattaattttaaaaatcataACACAAATTAATTTCCAATTGATAGCATTCAGAACAACTACTTATCTAGTTTTTAAATAGTACCCTCTCCAATGAGTGAATTAAAGAAAATATACTCTGGCATTAAAATAGGATACAGAGTGGTTGTTATTGTTATGTAATGATGGTTCTTTATCTGTCTGAAGAACAGAATGTTTTATCTCTATAAGAAAGTTTATGATTCTGAACATGCCTGAAATTATTTAAAAAACCTATTAGTTACTTTGTGATCAGAATCAAATTTGTTTAATTAATCACCATGTAAGGATCAAACGGTCACAGTTCACAAGTGCTACGAGAAAGGACTGTACAACTCCTTTACTACTTCAGCTGTACTAAAGAGCCAGGGAATCAAAGTCTTGAATAAAACTGTGGGGATTTTGATGTTAAATTATTCTGTACCATTCAATACACTTCCGGCAGTGATCTCCCTTTGTGCTGCCTTCCTGGCAGGTTTCTGGTGTATCATCTGCAACAGTGCCACCGTTCGCTTGCTCAGCTGGAAATGGTTCAGTAACAAAAGTGCTACTTAGAGCTGGGTAGTAATGCTTAAGACATGCCTGTGACTCTTAAACTGTGCTTGACATCATCATTTGGAATTGTCTTGCAGCAAATGAGGTCTGATAATAGGACAGTTCATGATTCTCCAGTTCTGGTAGCAGAGGGGAAGCagagtggctgctttattaggtacttgtacacctgctcattgatgcaaatatctaaacagccaatcatgtgacagcaactcaacgaATAAAAGCATGCAAATATGGTCAAGAgtatcagttgttgttcagatcaaacaacaGAATGctgaaaaatgtgatctaagtaactttgaccgtAGAATTTTTGTTAGTGCcaaatgggatggtttgagtattttagaaactgctgatctcctgaattTTCAAGCACAAGTTTACAAAGTTCAGGCTTGGTGAGTTTCTTCGACCTTATTCTTCATTCCTGGCCTGTTAGGGCAaagttagagcagtgagaatgactCCAGGGGCAGTGTTATATCCTTTGACTAGGATGTGGAAATTCTGGGAGACCTACAGCTTTCCGgatgaccacatctgcaccaggtgcactgagctgcagctccccaGGGATcatgttaaggaattggagctgcaaTGGGAGCCTGAGAAAATGAGGTAGTCACCCTGAGGTTGCAGGAGGCAGCTAACTAGGAAGGGAAATGAGCAGCTAGCACAGAGAAGCCCTCTGTCCATACTGCTCAATAATGGGTACACTGGATATCGTTGTGGGGAATGACCTATCAAAGGGAGCTATAGCAATCAggactctggcacagagtctagcGCTGTAGCTCAGAGGTGAAGTAGTGATAGGCAGTTCCGTAGTTAGAGCTAAGATTCTGTAGATGTGATAGACAcacctctcaggtgccagggtcggcAATGTCTCAGATcgggcccacggggagggtgagcagccagaagtcttgatacatattggcaccaatgacatgggtacaaAACATATAGAGGCCCTAAAGAGAGATTTGTATGAGCTAGGTAGAAAGTAGTAATACCTGGATTGCCTCCTGTGCTACACACCAATGAGGGttaagaacaggatgatttgggagataaatgtgtggctgaggaactggtgcaggggtcagggattcagatttctggatcattgggatctcttctggaaagGTACAACCTGCACAAAAGGGTTAGGTTACATCTGAACCTGGgagagaccaatatccttgtgggcaggtttgctaaagctgtttgggagggtttaaactaaattggcaggaggatgggggctGGAATGAtaaggctgaggatggggcagttggtttgCAAACAAAGGCAGAGTGCAGTAagactgctagcaaggacaggctgatgatagggcaaaatttctgtcaatgggatgagttgtaATGTAAAAGGGGACAAAaaaaaatcgaaaagggtgatgaatacaggactaaaggagTTGTATTTAAACtgacacagtatacagaataaggtagatgaacttgtagcatggttacagattggcaagtatggtgttatgggcatcactgaaccacggctgaaagaagattacaactgggagcttaacattcaagtattgaaaggacaggcaggcagaggggatggagtggctctgttggttgaaaaatgaaatcaaatccttagaaataggtgacataagatcagaaaatgtagaatcTGCGTGGCAAAGAACTTGcaagataaaaagaccctgatttgAGTTATTTTACTCCAGAAagttgttgttgttcgtccttcggagtcgaagacgaccacgacttctgtcaggtggagggtttgtgactgtgggtccggaggtgactggtgaggccaatccgggccctgaaagctcgcccacgtGTGGGACACacgagggtaggtgctgcagtggaagtggagttAGTTCGAGCCTTGCATGcggcgcgtttcctctgagcctctgtgctgcatacgctcctttagtggtcctgctccaccaggttgggcagtccagagcaagcgattcccagctactgggattgatgttgaggtctttgagggacactttgaggcagtctttgaaacgtttcttctgccctccaactgagcgcttgccctggctcagctctccatacagcagctgtttcggtagtcgactgtcagacatcctgacgacatggccagcccatctggcttgggctttctgtaggagggtgtagacgctgtggTTGCTAGCCCGCCCCcggacctccgtgtctgggactttgtcctgccatcgtatgTGGAGAAGTCtgtggaggcagctcaagtggaagtggttgagctgtttagcgtgtctgctgtagacagtccaggtctcgctggcatagaggagggtggtgagaaccactgctcggtagacctttagcttggtggtaaggctgagtcctctccactcccatacattctcagagtctcccaaaggcggcactggctttggcaattctgttgctgatctctgcatctatgttcactGCCCGTGATAGAGTACCGCCCAGATAAGTAAAGGTGTcaactgccagtagcttctgcccctttactgtgatgtgtagttcctggtagggctttccgggtgtgggctggtacataacttcagtctttttggtgctgattgtaagtccgaagttgtcacaggctcgtgagaGGCAGTTCATTtctcgctgcatcttctgctctgtgctggcgttgagggcacaatcatcagcgaataagaGATCTCTGGTGACtgtctcctttacctttgtaacagcctgtagacgccggaggttgaatagcctaccgccagtcctgtatctgatgtgtataccatcctgacaatcgcAGAAGGTatcattcagcatagcagagaagaccatgctaaagagtgtaCTCCAGAAAGTaccaaagatgtggtctacaaattacttCAGTAGATAGtgaaggcatgtcaaaagggcaatgttgtgatagttataggggatttcaatatgcagatagattgggaaaatcaagctgGTGTTGGGTCCCAAGAGGAGTCATTTGTAGAATgcctgagatggctttttagagcagcttgtgtttgagcccactaAGAGATCaggtattctggattgggtgttatgtgatGAACTGGAATTAtttagagcttaaggtaaaagaacctgtAAAGGTGcagtcataatatgatagaattcaccctgcaatttgacagggagaagctAAGAATCAAGTGTAGTagtatcacagtggagtaaagggagttagaggcatgagaaaggaaaaGAGAGACACCAGAGCTGATTGGAAAGAGACATCAGCAGggatgttgtgcattcagagatgcccttctgtaAGCCActatgtgtggttatttgagttactgtcaccttccagtcagcATCAACCAGTATGGCTATTCTCCTcttaactttccactaatttttgctctattgtatgccctctctttggcttttatgttgatttTGACAtaccttgtcagccatgattgcatcctcctacctttagaatactactaccTTCTgcattgttcccagaaactccagacattgctgctctgccatcatggaaGTGCCCGTCCACTATGGGGttcagtagcagaagaccatgaaaataCACCCAGTAGCCACTTTGTTAAGTACAGGAGGTGCCTAATGAAGTGCTTACTGAGTGCAGCTGTAGGGATGGGAAATGGGAAGGTAGGCGGTTGCAGGCTGCCAGGTGATAAAGTGCTGTCCAAAAGAGTAGTCCAAAATATATGGATGCGCCTTCAACTGTGCAGCCTAGCAGCTGCACCATTTCTCAATTCACCACCTCATTCATCTGCACTCATAACAAAGTGGGCACATTTTGCTTCACCCTCACACActggaactggtttattattgtcacagtggtttattattgtccaGTGAAAAGCTAGTTTTGCATACTGTTTATCCAATTCAAATcatacacagtgcactgagatggtacaaggtaaaacagtaacactGCAAAGCACTGGTTAGCAGTAGACCAAGCCCATATTTCCTCCTTAACCCACAATCTCTTCTGATTTGCAGCAGCAGATGGCATACATTTCCTTTTATCCTTCCTTTATGTAGACAGCTTTGCCCTATCGATCAAGCTCTGGAGATTCAGAAGATGAATTATAATGTGGCATGAATCACTTTACTCCGCACTGATTTTTATTGCAGGGTTGAAAGTATTTTGGATTTCTGATGACAGACAAGATAAGAGTATGGCACTATAGGTGATGGGGAACTGGGTTTGGAGCTAATGGTTTAGCATTTGATTTAGTTTATCACATATGGCCTGGCCAGAATGAGCTGCCTTTTCCTCTTCAATGCTCTTCTCACTTCTCTGTTAGAAGCTCAGTCTGGTGTGCTGTATCTCTGTTCATTTTCTCCAGACATACTCAGTTCAAATAACAAGACTAGTCACTAGTCACTGTAAAGTTCTGATGTTTCAATCCAAGGCTCTTACAAAAGttaggaaagaggcacaaaattTGTTTCACAATTTATTTCATTAAGCATTgtgttatgagtgctgaacagacctgatggaaatggggtccgGAGTTAACCACCCCCCCACACTTTttgggaactatgctgctaatgagagagagagagagagatgaagaatagAGGTAgagacatctgctacagataagacagagagagagagacaatttgatttatgtattatggctcttcactgattatttacctttcgcTACAAGGACGtttctttgctcattaacattcctgaGGGGGCAGCAGGAGTGGTCTAGTTTGATGGAGATAGACATattgagttgatggatagctgataccccgtcaatggggataaaagatgggtctggggagacaccctcagacacaccagtggacactgaaagagtgttgtgcacccacaggaaggtgggggcttaaGAGGACCGAATCAAGAGATCAGTCAcaaaagctcacagtgtgacgggagggttggtgggggcttgtgtgtgtccactcatgccagagtgatgagtccaccatggaagaatggtctagtcgagaacggaggggtcataactgaatgaccacaacggtaCGACGGAACAAGAAGAtaacagaaggtttgcctgctgcagctgccaagcctctccctctccctctcacattgCAACACAGCAACCAACTACCTCAgcccaaactgaactgaactctatattctcgtATGACagtccatttacccctagactttgattgAGCTTGTTTATTACTGTTGagtattattcctacacttctatgtttattattgctaacctgtgttatatgtatattggGATTTTTGATGCTGTATtatttagtttactaataaacacttttagttgcagtaccaccagactccttcgtatccttccatttctgctggtctgttaatccagttacagggtacgtaacaattgaTAGAATGAAGGAAAATTGAATAGCACAACGATAAAGGTCTGCTAAGTAGAGGGAGATAGAAGCAATAAAGAACTAAGATAGCACTGCCTCATGGTACAATTCTTCTATACTACATAGATAAGGAAAATTCCATTCAAACTTGTAGATGAGAGTCAACCATAGAGAAAGCTCTTAGTCAAAAAATGTAGCACCAAGAGAAGCTTCCAGAACCTTCCAGAATTATAATGATATCACCACTAGGGGACATACTGAACAACTGGATATACATTCTGTGGCCACTAGGAAATATTCTGAATTGTTACAAGTATATACACAAGAACTACTTAATATACAAGGAgataattgttaaactgcaaagaaattaAGAATTAAGCAGTCAGATCCAACATCACCGTGTCTCAGTGCTGCTGATTTGAGCAGAAGTCAGCAAAATACCTCAGCAGCTGGAACAACTAGGCTGTCAATCTGATCACTATTGCTTGCCCTGAGAAGAGGGGAGTTTGGCTCAGCTGGGGAAATCTAAAGGAATAGTGCTGACTTTAAACCCGCGGTGCACATTGATTTATGTCTTGATCCACCTGCTCTGCATGATTTGTACATATGTTAAGAGCATCTACTATCTATAAATATGGGATTGATGTTTCTCTGGCATGGATGCCTGGAACCAAACTCTAAATAAGAGGTTGGCTACTCAGGCCACtaggaagaaatttcttctcctaCAAAGTAGTGAATATTCAGATTTTCCATCCGTGGCCAAATGgctaacttgtttttttttcctgtttttaaGATGGCATCTGGTTTGCTTTACTTAAGTATATACACCTATGTGCAACAAATGACATTTCTGAAATTAAGACTGTTGTGGTACCCAATTATTGTACACAGACTTAAGGTATATTTGGAAACGCAGAAACAGATATCTATGAGAGCTTATATTTTTGAAAGCCCCATGACTTCCTCTAATTCCTTGTTATTGGTTGACCCTTGCATTCAGACAAGAGTCATACAGCAATTTATGATCTTAAATACAAGTCATTTTCACAATAAGTGTTTCTAAATTAGAAGAAAGCTCATTAAACATAGTGATGTTGACACTAACCTGATTAACAACTGGTCTGTAGGTTGCAATTGATAATAGATCATCTATTTGCCTTGCATTGAAGTTGGATAAGCCAAGTGCCTTGACCAAACCCTTTTCTAGTAgtttttccatggccttccagGTGTCCTTGTAATCAGTACTGGCATAACGCACTGTACCGTCATCATTCTTTGGAATCACAAGGTTGCCCCGTCTATAGAGACAGAACTATGTCATTATCTGTGAAGGAAGGActtccccattctgagtctcAACTCTTTCTTGCATTTCAGTCTAGCTCATGAATTCATTAGACCTAAGCTGGAGAAAAGGAGTCCCAGTTTATATTGGCTATCTTCCCTCTCCAATCTCTGTCCTGGTTTTgaacattaccaccatcaggggaGGTatggagcctgaagatgcacactcattGCTTTCggaacagcttccttccctccactatcaGTTTTCTTGAACAGTCTATGAACAtggcctcactattttgctcattttcttgCTATTTATTCATTTAGGTAATTTTTTATGTATCGCCCcctactgctgctacaaagatATTACGACATATGACAGTGAAAAAAAACCGGACTCTGATCTGATTCAACAtttccttccccttcctcttctCTTCAGATGTTGTTcaactcgctgagttcctccagcagtttggttTTTTTTGCTGGATATACTTAACATTTAGGTTGCTTTAATCAGGCTCTGCTACCATGggatgaaaaaaaaactcaactATTCTTATGATTTAGAAATACAACCATAACGTGGAGATGAAATAAAGCTGTATGAAGTTATATAAGCACACGTCTACTTACTCGAATGCCATTGGCCAGTGCATCAAATACAAATCTAGGTAGTCCAGCTGCAGGTCTGCCAGTGTTTTACGACATGCAGTTTCCACATCATCCGGGTGATGCTTGGTGTTCCAAAGTTTGGATGTAATGAAAATATCTTCCCGATTGATGGACTATAGAAGGataacaatatatatatattttaatataaaacacaaagcaACCTTTCTTTCAAGTACTAcagaaaaaaaaaaaatcagcctcgGATCCACATTCACTTGTTACAGTTTTTGTTTCTGTCATTTGTAATCCTATCGTGATTCGAAACTAAAATGATAAAAATAACAGTGGATAAAGCCAGCATGTGCTGTAAGTACTGCAGTGCGCACAAGGAATTGGACCCAGAGAGTAAAGGGAAACGGTCCGAGTTTAAACAGCACTTGGTTCAAACAAAGACACAGACAGTTCAAATAAACATTTGTTTGGGATAATTAACACTAAGTAGTTCAATTGTAACAGTATTTAAAGTAAATTATTTGTTAAATCTAGTTAAGGTATGGCATCTCAGACCTGTGGAATGTAAATCCCGTGCTATAAGGGAACTCAGTAAAGCTTCTCATAAAATCACCTGACAGGCTAAAGGTTCAGGGTATATCTTATGGCATTTTAGTCTCAGTTCCGAATACTGATGGGATGAGAGGTTTCCTCAAGAAATGTAGTCAAAGCCAAGTCAAACCACCCCTGAGTTACTCAGCTCTCCAAAATTGAAGGAGCAAGGAAACAGAGCAATAGTTAAAGAACATTCTTTAGTGTGGAGAGCAGACCTGATTTCAGGAGGctgtctcccaggtgccaaggaCATCTTTGAGATGATGTAGGACGTTGTGAagggggaaggtgaacagccaagAGCTCTGGATCATATGTAGAAAAGTTGAGTAGGAAGCAAATTTTGAAGGTGTGAAGAAAGGGATCATCAAATATTTATGCAGAGCAGTGAAAAAGAAACTATACCTATTTGATGGGACATGATTAAAGAAAGAtaaaggaggaattattttaaaGCAGTGAATAATTTATGTCTGCAATGTACTTACTGCCAGCCAAGATGGTAGTGGATCTTCACAAATACCTGAAAGGCAATAACTCTCAGGGTTCTGGAGACAGCAACTACAAGTACATTGAGTACAAATACTTTGTTCCCTGTAAGTGGAGTCAGAGGCCGaaagagtggtgaagaaggcttttgatatgctggcctttacaaGTCAGGGTATCTGGTACAAAAGTTGGGAAGTCAACGTGCAGTTTTACTGGACACTACTGagggccacacttgggagtatatTTTCTATATCAGGTTTGATCAGCCTGATATAGAAAAGATTAAACAGGAAAGAGTTCAGAAGTAGCTTACAATGAAACTTCTTCTACCCAGTATATTGTTAACAAATGTACAGTTGCTGGAGAATAAGACAGAGGACCTAAGCGCAAGAGTTctgtattggagggaaatgaagaATTGCTATGTTCTGTGTTTGGTGGAGACGTGGCTCACTTTGGACATGCTGGATACATTGGAAAGACCTGAGGAATTCTCAAAGGTAAAAGTGCTTAAAACTGAGTGGTCTTGTTCTGCTCTTGTTCCCCTGACCAGGAACAGCTAACTGAAGTGCCAACTGAACTACTTAGCAAGGGTTCTCCTccatgatcctgaccacagttaaCATACCACTGTCAAAGGCTGATGTTAATCAGGCAATCAAGGTACTGAGTGCCGCCATTAACGGACAAGAGAAAGCCTACTCTGACACCCTTGAAATAATTGTTGGGGACATCAATCAGGCTTggttgaagaaatctctgctcagttggtagggggatgggaaccagagttagGATGCATGGTAAATAAGCAAAGATAatctgcagtcagactgtcaggaagggcaggcagatgatagggcagaattgcagccagcagggtcaCTGTCAGTGCATTAGCGATGCAGAATTAGAAAgggtaacaaatacagtactcataGGTTATATCTGAATGtatggaatataagaaataaggtggatgatattGTTGTATTACAGATTGTTAGGTATGATGTGGCCATcattgaatcgtggctgaaggatggttgtagttggcaactgaatgtccaaggttacacgt
This window encodes:
- the akr1a1a gene encoding aldo-keto reductase family 1 member A1-A isoform X1 is translated as MNLSYVKLETGQKMPLVGLGTWKSSPGQVKTAVNYALEIGYRHIDCAAVYGNEHEIGEALFEKIQNSKSINREDIFITSKLWNTKHHPDDVETACRKTLADLQLDYLDLYLMHWPMAFERGNLVIPKNDDGTVRYASTDYKDTWKAMEKLLEKGLVKALGLSNFNARQIDDLLSIATYRPVVNQVECHPYLIQNRLVDHCTKRKIIVTAYSPLGSPDRPWARPGEPKLLEDQRILEIAKKYGKSPAQVIIRWQLQRGIVCIPKSATPSRIKENMEVFDFILSKEDMKQIDSFDCNGRLIVPAIERDGVRVWRDSSHPYFPFNDPY
- the akr1a1a gene encoding aldo-keto reductase family 1 member A1-A isoform X2; protein product: MNLSYVKLETGQKMPLVGLGTWKSSPGQVKTAVNYALEIGYRHIDCAAVYGNEHEIGEALFEKIQNSKSINREDIFITSKLWNTKHHPDDVETACRKTLADLQLDYLDLYLMHWPMAFERGNLVIPKNDDGTVRYASTDYKDTWKAMEKLLEKGLVKALGLSNFNARQIDDLLSIATYRPVVNQVECHPYLIQNRLVDHCTKRKIIVTAYSPLGSPDRPWARPGEPKLLEDQRILEIAKKYGKSPAQVIIRWQLQRGIVCIPKSATPSRIKENMEVFDFILSKEDMKQIDSFDCNGRLIVPAIESGVH